The genomic DNA ATATTTATTATCTTGATATTTTATAAAGTCATGATTTATATTTTTAAAAAACTTATAAGTTAATAACTTTGTTTCAAATGAATAAATTGAATTTTCATTAATTGAACTTCCTTTTATTTTTATAATATTTTTTCCATTAAATTCAATAAGTTGAATATTTATATTAGAACTAGATAAAAAAATAGCTTCAATTAAAGAGCAAGCTTTCAATGAGTTAGTTTTATTTAATTTAGTTTCAGTTTTAGTATCACAAATTTTTATTTGTAATTTTTGTATTTCATCTTTTTTACTTATAATTTTAGAATTTAAAATTTTTAAATTATTTTGTATTGTATTTAGTTTATGAGTACATTTATTCGTGTATATGTTCAATAATAAAAATAATAAAAGGGTAATTATTAATAAAATACCAGTTATCATAGTTAAATTTTTAATTATATTTTTGGATTGTAACTCCCATATATACTGCTCTGGAAGAAAATTAAAATCTTTTTCATAAAAATAATTATAGTTATGCCAATCTTGATATTTTATAAAATAAAAAGATAAATAAGTACTATTTTTATTATTTTCATATGTAAACACATAGGGATTTTTAGAAAAGTAACTTTCTAATATCAGAAGTTTTTCAGATAAAGAATCATTAATGAGTTCAATTTCTTCAAAGTCATATAATTTTTTATCTTTAAAAAAATACATACGAACTAGGTCTTTTTCTATTTCTAAATATATTTTATCTTTATTTTCCTTATTAAAAAATTCCATAAAAAAAAGTGGAAAAATACCTAAAAAAGTGATTTTATTAGCTTTTAGTTCATCGATTATATTTTCTATTTTTCCACGATCTATAAGTATTACAAGAATAGATTCAAAATTATTTTCAATTGATAAGGTAAGCTCTTTTTCTATATATAGAAAAGAATTATAATTTTCTATGATTTCTTGAAGCTCGTCTTCAATCATTAAGTTTCGTTCACGTAAATCTGTTTCATAAGGAATAGTTATTTTTAGTATTATAAAAAAAGAACTGTCTAAAATTAGTACTCCAGATTTATTTGTAATATTTTTAAGATCTTGTAAAAGAAAAAATTCAATTTTCTTTTTTTTAAAAAAATTAAATATGTTCAAAATAAACCACAAACTCCTTTAATTCTTCTCTATCAGGACTCAAAATATCTTTATTAAAAGCTCTATATTCTAGTAAAACTATAGCTTTGATAAAAACTTTCCTATTATTATATGATGAGATAAATTCTTTTTTTAATTCAATATTAAATATTTTATCCATACGATTGTGACTATAGATTTCTCTTTTTATTAGATAAGCAAAATTAGTATTGTTTTCAGTGTTGTGAAAAAAGTAAGATTTATTTAATGACATTTTAGATATATGAAAACCTTCGTCAGTTAAATTTTTAAAATTATTTGTAAACCAGATTTTATGATTTTTGATTTTACCAATATATTCAGCACCGTTTTTATAAATCCCATTATTAATTTTTTGATCTATTCTATATAGCTCATCATAAGCAAAAGTTGTCAGATTTAAATGCATATTTTCAATATGTTCTGATAAATATTTAGCCTTTAATCTTTTGATTTTGTTATTTATGAGCTTATATCCTAATAAATAATTTGAAATAAGTATAATAGTTAAAATTATTATATTAAGAGAAAGATATCCGTTATTTTTTATACTCTTTGGGAAAAGTTTCATAGCCTTTAAGAACTCTCCTTTTACCAGTTTTTTCATTTATTAAAATAAGGGTAATTAATATTCCTAAATTATCTTTTATAAACTCACCTTCAGTATTTTCTAAAAGGTCATAACAATTTTTAATAAATATTTTATTATGTATATAGGTAGCTTCATATATAAAAAGTGTTTTATGGAGAAATTGAAATATCAAAATAGAATGTGTAAGATGTTTTCCATCAGATTTCGGTATGCTTATAACAAGAGTGTTTCCTTTAGAAAAGTTAGTATTATAAAAATCTTCTGGAATATATAAAAGGAGCTGTTTTTTACAATCATATATGGTTACACTATTTTTTAGTGTAGAAAAACAACTTCCCTTTTGGATATATTTTTCTATAATTTCAAGAATATTATCCTTTTCAAACATACTCTGAGAACACAGATATCTATTAGTAGATTTACATGTTTTTAAAATAGGGATAGTAATGAGTGTAAAAATAGAGACCAAAGTAATATAAATAATGGTCTCAAATTGTGAAAATGCAGTATTTTTTATTTTATATTTCAATTTAACTCCTTACATTACTGATAAAATTTTCTGAAATTAAACTTTTATTATTATTTATATACATAATTTTAAGAAGTATATAATTATAACTTTCAAGATTAGAATAAATTTGAAAAGGAATTATTTCAATTTCTAAAACACTATCATAATTTATAAAAAAATTATCTATTCCATAAGGAAATACGATATCATTGATGAAAGAGTAATTATTTTTAGTTAATTTATAATGCCCAATATGATCATTTAAATAAGAAAAATCTTTTGCTATAAGTTGTTTTTGCAAAGCTTTATAGTTTTTATATATCTTTTGTGAAATTAAAAGTTTATTATTAATTTGGAGCAGCTGGCTATTAAATCCGAGGAGTGGAAATATGACGATAGAAAATAAAGCTATAGCTATAATAATTTCAATTAGCATCATACCTTTATTTTTCATACAAGCTCACTGCCCCAAAAGATTAAAAACGTAACTATAATAAAGGGGGAAAATGGAATAGGAAGAGAAAAGTTTTTCTTTGTTATTCCTATAATTATTCCAAAAATAGTAGATATAAGAAATGAAATAACACAAAACAAATAAATATCATAGATACACGTATATCCTAAAATATATCCAAGTGCCATCAAGAGTTTGATATCTCCAAAACCGAGGACTTCTTTTTTTAATAAGTCTGATAAATATCCATATATAAAGATATATGGCAAACAATAAACTCCCATTCCTATTATTCCATTTTCAATAGATTGAAGCTGCAGTCCTTTATATATAAAACCAAGAATTAGAAGAATTAAATTTAAAATATTTGGAATAAACATTTTTCTTATATCAATAAATATTATAAAAAGCAAGGTTATAAAAATTAATATTCTGACCATTTGTTACCCTTAAGATCAAATTGTTGGTTAGAATTTGGATTAAACCAGATATACACACCATCTACCATATCGCTATTTTGATTATTTTCTTCTTTATTAGGATTGGTAAAAGTTAGTGGAATAGTTCCTCCATATGTGATATTGCCATTTATATCTTTAGAGCCTCCTATTTCAATTTTGCCATCTTGAATATTTTTTATGGTTTTATTATCTAAATAGTTGTGGAGTTTTTCAATAGATGTTTGAATATCACCATCTTTTTCAAATGGAAGATTTCCAGTTTCACAGTAATAAAGCTCACTAGCATTTCGAAGCGAAGCAAGAGTAGCAATAGCTTTAGTATCTTTTCCACTAGCTATGTATCGTCTGATTTTAGGTCCTCCAATACCAATCATAATTCCAACTAATGCTATTCCTATACATACTTCAATAAGACTAAATCCTTGATTTTTCATCTTTCCTCCTATATTAGTTATAATAATGAATCTGAAATACTCATTATAGGCATATAAATTGCAACAATTATACTTCCTGTTATAATACCTAAAAATAATAGGAGAAGAGGCTGAATAATAGTTGTTATTTGAAAAAGCTGTTGTTCAAGTTCTTTGTTTGTAATAGCA from Fusobacterium hominis includes the following:
- a CDS encoding pilin; this translates as MKNQGFSLIEVCIGIALVGIMIGIGGPKIRRYIASGKDTKAIATLASLRNASELYYCETGNLPFEKDGDIQTSIEKLHNYLDNKTIKNIQDGKIEIGGSKDINGNITYGGTIPLTFTNPNKEENNQNSDMVDGVYIWFNPNSNQQFDLKGNKWSEY
- a CDS encoding prepilin peptidase, which translates into the protein MVRILIFITLLFIIFIDIRKMFIPNILNLILLILGFIYKGLQLQSIENGIIGMGVYCLPYIFIYGYLSDLLKKEVLGFGDIKLLMALGYILGYTCIYDIYLFCVISFLISTIFGIIIGITKKNFSLPIPFSPFIIVTFLIFWGSELV